The Catenulispora sp. MAP5-51 DNA segment CAGTCCGGCGTCCCGGCCGACCGGATCCCGGCCTCGACGGCCGAGCGCAGCGCCCTGTGGCGGGTGTGGCTCGCCGGGCGCCGGGTCGTCGCGGTCCTGGACAACGCCGCCGACGCCGACCAGATCAGGCACCTGCTGCCGGGCGCCTCGGCGAGCGTGGTGATCGTGACCAGCCGCCGGCGCCTGGTCGACCTGGACGGGGCCCGGGCGCTGTCCATGGAGCTGCTGCCGCCGGCCGACGCGGTCGCCCTGTTCGGCGGCGTCGTGGGGCGGCGGGCCGACGCCGAGCCGCTGGCCGTCCTGGATGTCCTGCAGCTGTGCGGATTCCTGCCGCTGGCGGTCCGCATCGCCGCGGCCCGGCTGAACCACCGGCCGCGCTGGACCGTGGCCTACCTCGCCGACCGGCTGCGCGACGAACGCCGCCGGCTGACCGAGCTGTCCACCGCCGACCGCGGCGTGGCCGCCGCCTTCACGCTGTCCTATCAGCAGCTGACCGCCGGGCAGCGGGGGATGTTCCGGCTTCTGGGCCTGGTGCCGGGGCGCGATATCGACCCCTCCGCCGCGGCGGCGCTGGCCCTGCACCGCGAACTGGGCAACCAGCGCGGCGAGGCCCTGGTACTGGACAAGCTCGGCCTGAACCACCGCGGCCGCGGCGAGTACGGCCTGGCCGACGCCCGGCACCGCGAGGCGGCCGAACTCTACCGCCGCATCGGCAACCGCAGCGACGAGGCCGCCGCCCGCAACGGCGTGGCCGAGACCGCACTGGCAGCTGGCGACCCCGACCGCGCCATCACCGAACACCGCACAGCCCTCATCCTGGCCCGCGACACGGGCAACCGCCCCGAGCAGGCCCGCGCCCACGACGGTCTGGCGCGGGCCCACCGGGTTCTGGGCGAGCTCACGGCGGCGCGTGCCGCGGCCGAGGATGCACTGAGCTGCTACACCGCCTTGTCCGTTCCGGAAGCCGAGGACGTCCGCGCGTTCCTGGCGGCGCTCGACGGCGGGGCGGTCTCCGGGAGCTGACTGACTGCGTCCCGGCGGCTAGTACTGCAGCCGCACTTGTTGTGACGTGTGGCGTTGCTGCTCGTTAGCGGTGTGTGGATCACGTTGCGGTTGCTGCCGACGTCCTGGAGCGCATCGAAGGTTGGGATGCGGAGCTGGCGTGTATGCATGAGCGTTTTGCCGACTCGTTCCTGAGGTCGGAGCCCCGCCAGCGGGCCCTGCGTTACATGTGGGGCCTGTTGGCGCCGTTGGAGCGGAAGAACGGCTGGACTTTGGCCGAGGAAGCCGGCGAGGCAGTCCCGGATGGGATGCAGCGGCTGTTGAACGACTCGGTCTGGGACGCCGACGAGGTCCGGGACCGGCTGCGCGAGTATGTTGTGGAGCGGCTTGGTGATGCCGAGGCGGTGTTGGTGGGCGATGACACCGGGTTTTTGAAGAAGGGCCGTGAGTCGGCTGGGGTGCAGCGGCAGTACTCCGGCACTGCCGGGCGCACCGAGAACTGTCAGATCG contains these protein-coding regions:
- a CDS encoding tetratricopeptide repeat protein, encoding MRQTPRGSDTATARRRPRRSAAAQNHRWNFLPYDIPDFAGRAEELHRLLSFGTSHAEKSGHSFPCATVAAIDGMAGIGKTALAIHAAHRLADRYPDGQLFVDLRAHTAGQTPVTPGAALEVLLRQSGVPADRIPASTAERSALWRVWLAGRRVVAVLDNAADADQIRHLLPGASASVVIVTSRRRLVDLDGARALSMELLPPADAVALFGGVVGRRADAEPLAVLDVLQLCGFLPLAVRIAAARLNHRPRWTVAYLADRLRDERRRLTELSTADRGVAAAFTLSYQQLTAGQRGMFRLLGLVPGRDIDPSAAAALALHRELGNQRGEALVLDKLGLNHRGRGEYGLADARHREAAELYRRIGNRSDEAAARNGVAETALAAGDPDRAITEHRTALILARDTGNRPEQARAHDGLARAHRVLGELTAARAAAEDALSCYTALSVPEAEDVRAFLAALDGGAVSGS